Genomic DNA from Blastopirellula sediminis:
AAGTGCCCTGTCTGTCCTTTGCCGTAACGCAAAACCGTGATTTCCGCCGAGTCGAGCGGGTGCAAACTGCGCTGCGATCCGATCTCAAACTGACGAATCGATTCGACCTCGTCCCCGAACAATTCGATGCGGGCCGGCTGTTCCCAGTCGGGAGCGAAAACGTCGAGGATCCCACCTCGCAGCGAGAATTCGCCCGGCAATTCGACGGCGCTGGTCGCATGAAACTTGTGTCGGACCAGCCATTGCGCCAATTCTTCCAGATCGAGTTGATCGCCAACATGGACGCGGCGGCTGTTGGCGGAAACGTTGGCGGCGCTCGGAACCGGCTGCAGCAGGCTCTCGATGCTGGTGATGATGATCTTCGGCGCCGGACCATGCGTCAGTTGTTTCAGAACTCGCAGGCGTCGCCCGTAGATTTCATCGTGCAGGAGACGTTCGCTACGATCCGATTCCCAAGCGGGAAATTGCGAGATGGTTGCGCCCGAAAAAGTGCGCAGCGCATCGTAAACGTCGTCGATTTCGGCCAACGTAGGACAGACGACCAGCAGTGGGCCAGCGACGTCAGGCTCTACCGCCGCCGCGACTAGCGCGCAGGCTGACCCCCAGACTCCCTCAATCGTCCCCTTTCGCCCGGCGGCGACATGGGTGACGAGTTCTCGGAACTCCGTTTGTTGAGCTAATCCTTGCGGCAGGTTACGCAGTTGTGCGGCCGCCGACTCTAAGGAGGTCCCTGTGGCCATGCGATTGAGCGAAATTTTACGGCCACGGCGGCCGTCTCGCCAAGTGCGAACGGAATTTCGCTTCTATTCGGGGGAGGCGTTACAATCTCGCACGTTCTCTGTTTGTTACGGACGGCACGAAAGGATCTCTCGGATGCAATCTCTTCGCTCGGCGGCAGGAATCTTGATTGGGCTCGCGATGGCGACGCTGGTTCACGCGGAAATCGCCGATTGGGGCATAGTAGAGGATCCCCAAGGGGACTGTCCGATCGAGGAAAACCAGGGAAAGCTCGACTTTCATGTTCCGCCGGGGATTCACAATCTGAATCCGGTGATCGGAGACACGTCGGCGCCCCGGGTTTGGCAGGAAGTCGTAGGGGACTTTGTGATTGAAGCCCATGTCCTCGACTTCCCGATTCCGGCGGAAAATATCGGCAATATTCGCACGAGCTACGTTGCGGCTGGCCTTGTCGTTTGGCAGGACGACAAGAACTTCCTTCGCTGGACCCGTTCGGCGGTCGGGGAATCGAAAGCGACTTTCGGCTCGGCAGAGCTGTACGAACAGGGAAAGCTCGCGGCCGCTTTCAACGTCGCGTGGAACGGGCAGCCGATGTGGCTGCGGCTCGAACGCCGCGCGGAGAGGGTTTTCCTCTGGATTAGCGACGACGGCATCAAATGGCGCCGCCATACCTCCCTGCGAATGCCATTCTTGCCGAAGGTCAAAGTGGGGGTATTTGCGCTGAACTCGACCAAACGGGAGTTCGCGGCGACTTTCAGCGACTTCTACCTGCTGGAGTCTGGCGGCAAATAGAACCAAGCGGCTGCTAACGACGTAGAACGGGCTACGCCGACGCGCCAAACGGAGGCGAGAAAAGGTTCGAAATCGAACCCCAAATTTGTCCCGGCGCGATCACGAAGCGAATCCGAAATGGGTCGAAAATCGATCTGAATCGCATGGTCTTCCAAAATTTTTCACAATCCGGAAACCGCCGTTATCCCCGAGAAAACACGGGTAAAACGCGTTTCTTTTGACCCTTGGCGGAAAAACTTTTGGGGTCTCTTGCCGTTTTCGGCGCTGCCCCCGTTTGACACTGGGTCAGCGATCCCGTAAATTCCTTTCTTCTCGTTGAGGGCAAAACCTTGAC
This window encodes:
- a CDS encoding DUF1349 domain-containing protein, which gives rise to MQSLRSAAGILIGLAMATLVHAEIADWGIVEDPQGDCPIEENQGKLDFHVPPGIHNLNPVIGDTSAPRVWQEVVGDFVIEAHVLDFPIPAENIGNIRTSYVAAGLVVWQDDKNFLRWTRSAVGESKATFGSAELYEQGKLAAAFNVAWNGQPMWLRLERRAERVFLWISDDGIKWRRHTSLRMPFLPKVKVGVFALNSTKREFAATFSDFYLLESGGK